One genomic segment of Sphingorhabdus sp. M41 includes these proteins:
- a CDS encoding ABA4-like family protein: MNWDLIFTIPNNYALLMWLILAFAPRTKAILTGLFYGGIGLLACTYALTIIPLMTGIVDGGTAGVPDFSSLAGVQQLLASPGGATVGWIHYLAFDLFVGLWVARNADKYGFARWIQIPILAFVLMLGPLGLVLYLLLRFTRHNKVADAVIPE; encoded by the coding sequence ATGAACTGGGACCTGATATTTACGATCCCCAATAATTATGCATTGTTGATGTGGTTGATCCTCGCATTTGCACCGCGCACGAAAGCGATACTGACGGGGCTGTTCTATGGTGGCATCGGCCTACTGGCCTGTACTTATGCGCTGACCATCATCCCGTTGATGACGGGAATTGTCGACGGTGGCACCGCGGGTGTTCCTGATTTTTCGAGCCTGGCGGGTGTTCAGCAATTGCTTGCCAGCCCAGGCGGAGCGACCGTGGGATGGATCCACTATCTCGCCTTTGATCTGTTCGTCGGCCTGTGGGTCGCGCGCAATGCGGATAAATACGGGTTTGCACGCTGGATACAGATACCTATCTTGGCTTTTGTTCTGATGCTGGGGCCATTGGGACTGGTTCTTTATCTGCTGCTGCGTTTCACGCGACATAACAAGGTTGCAGATGCCGTTATACCCGAATAA